A single region of the Tursiops truncatus isolate mTurTru1 chromosome 18, mTurTru1.mat.Y, whole genome shotgun sequence genome encodes:
- the TMCO3 gene encoding transmembrane and coiled-coil domain-containing protein 3 isoform X5 has product MQARLSRSLWTTLPCPSSRIMKVLGRSHLWVWLPFLHLLASGAEHEEAVRHAIELHRRQGAAVTQRRQWVLDGCRKLSGLLRQKAVVLNKLKSAVRAVEKDASLSDEEKLFQVHMFEIFQKELNESENSVFQAVHGLQRALQGDYRDVANVKESSRQRLEALRKAAIKEETEYVELLAAEKHQAEVLKSMQHRNKSLSLLDEILEDVRKAADRLEKETEERAFDDNRSVRGVNFEAVLRVEEDEAGSKQNLTNREVEEDLGLSMLIDSQNNQYILTKPRDATIPRADPHLIKDIVTIGMLSLPCGWLCTTIGLPTMFGYIICGVLLGPSGLNSIKVWKISLQGPCYMTLLMVAFGLLWGHLLQIRPTQSVFISTCLSLSSTPLVSKFLVGSARSDKEAGDIDYGAVLLGMLVTQDVQLGLFMAVLPTLIQAGAGAHARRLPLFPSVAMEILRVLGLVGQVLFSLAAVLLFCLVVRTYLVGPYCRRLHAESKGNKEVLILGISAFTFLMLTVTELLDVSMELGCFLAGALVSSQGHVVAEEVVSCVEPVRDFLAIVFFASIGLHVFPTFVLRELAVLLALTLSVVAMKFALAALVLSLLLPKTSQYVKWIVAAGLAQVSEFSLVLGSRARRARIISREVYLLILSVTTLSLLLAPLLWRAAVARCAPRPERRSSL; this is encoded by the exons ATGCAAGCCCGACTTAGCAGGAGTCTTTGGACCACCTTGCCCTGTCCCTCAAGTCGGATCATGAAGGTGCTGGGGAGAAGCCACCTGTGGGTGTGGCTCCCGTTCCTTCACCTGCTGGCCAGCGGCGCGGAGCACGAGGAAGCGGTGAGACACGCCATCGAGTTGCACCGGCGCCAAGGGGCGGCCGTCACCCAGAGGAGACAGTGGGTCCTGGACGGTTGCAGAAAGCTCTCCGGGCTTCTTCGCCAAAAGGCTGTGGTTCTTAACAAACTGAAAAGTGCAGTCAGAGCAGTGGAAAAAGACGCCAGCCTTTCGGATGAAGAGAAGCTGTTTCAGGTGcacatgtttgaaattttccagaaagagctgaatgaaagtgaaaactCAGTCTTCCAGGCCGTCCATGGACTCCAGAGAGCCCTGCAGGGCGACTACAGGGACGTGGCCAACGTGAAGGAGAGCAGCAGGCAGCGCCTGGAGGCCCTGCGGAAGGCAGCCATCAAG GAAGAGACAGAGTATGTGGAGCTTCTGGCAGCAGAAAAACATCAGGCTGAAGTTCTTAAAAGCATGCAGCATCGGAACAAGAGTTTATCCCTCCTGGATGAGATCCTTGAGGACGTGAGGAAGGCGGCAGACCGTCTGGAGAAGGAGACGGAGGAACGCGCTTTCGACGACAATAGGTCG GTCAGAGGGGTCAACTTTGAGGCAGTTCTGCGGGTGGAAGAGGACGAGGCCGGCTCCAAGCAGAACCTCACGAACCGGGAGGTCGAGGAGGACCTGGGCCTGAGCATGCTCATCGACTCCCAGAATAACCAGTACATCCTGACCAAGCCCAGGGACGCCACCATCCCGCGGGCAGACCCCCACCTCATCAAG GACATCGTCACCATAGGGATGTTGTCCTTACCATGCGGCTGGCTCTGTACAACGATAGGACTGCCGACCATGTTTGGTTACATCATCTGTGGCGTGCTTCTGGGGCCCTCCGGACTCAACAGTATTAAG GTGTGGAAGATCTCCCTGCAGGGGCCCTGCTACATGACTCTGCTCATGGTGGCCTTTGGCTTGCTCTGGGGCCACCTTCTGCAGATCAGACCCACCCAGAGCGTCTTTatctccacctgcctctccttGTCGAGCACACCCCTGGTGTCCAAGTTCCTTGTGGGCAGCGCTCGCAGCGACAAGGAAG CAGGCGACATCGACTACGGCGCGGTGCTGCTGGGGATGCTGGTGACGCAGGACGTGCAGCTGGGACTGTTCATGGCTGTCCTGCCCACGCTCATCCAGGCGGGAGCCGGCGCACACGCCAG GcgtctccctctctttcccagcGTCGCCATGGAGATCCTGCGGGTCCTGGGCCTGGTCGGGCAGGTCCTCTTCTCGCTTGCTGCggttctcctcttctgtcttgtCGTGAGGACCTACCTCGTGGGACCGTACTGCCGGAGGCTGCACGCGGAGAGCAAGGGGAACAAGGAGGTCCTCATCCTGGGAATCTCCGCTTTCACCTTCCTCATGCTGACG GTCACCGAGCTCCTGGACGTGTCTATGGAGCTGGGCTGCTTCCTGGCCGGAGCCCTGGTGTCCTCCCAGGGCCACGTGGTCGCTGAGGAGGTCGTGTCCTGCGTGGAGCCCGTCCGCGACTTCCTGGCCATTGTGTTCTTCGCGTCCATAG GCCTTCACGTGTTCCCCACCTTCGTGCTGCGCGAGCTCGCCGTGCTGCTGGCCCTCACGCTCTCGGTGGTGGCCATGAAG TTCGCCCTGGCAGCCCTGGTCCTGTCTCTGCTGCTGCCCAAGACCAGCCAGTACGTCAAGTGGATCGTGGCCGCGGGGCTGGCCCAGGTCAGCGAGTTCTCTCTGGTCCTGGGGAGCCGGGCGCGCAGAGCACGTATCATCTCTCGGGAG GTGTACCTCCTCATCCTGAGTGTGACCACGCTCAGCCTCCTCCTGGCCCCGCTGCTTTGGCGAGCGGCCGTCGCCAGGTGTGCGCCGCGGCCCGAGAGAAGGTCCAGCCTCTGA
- the TMCO3 gene encoding transmembrane and coiled-coil domain-containing protein 3 isoform X7 — translation MQARLSRSLWTTLPCPSSRIMKVLGRSHLWVWLPFLHLLASGAEHEEAVRHAIELHRRQGAAVTQRRQWVLDGCRKLSGLLRQKAVVLNKLKSAVRAVEKDASLSDEEKLFQVHMFEIFQKELNESENSVFQAVHGLQRALQGDYRDVANVKESSRQRLEALRKAAIKEETEYVELLAAEKHQAEVLKSMQHRNKSLSLLDEILEDVRKAADRLEKETEERAFDDNRSVRGVNFEAVLRVEEDEAGSKQNLTNREVEEDLGLSMLIDSQNNQYILTKPRDATIPRADPHLIKDIVTIGMLSLPCGWLCTTIGLPTMFGYIICGVLLGPSGLNSIKSVVQVETLGEFGVFFTLFLVGLEFSPEKLRKVWKISLQGPCYMTLLMVAFGLLWGHLLQIRPTQSVFISTCLSLSSTPLVSKFLVGSARSDKEAGDIDYGAVLLGMLVTQDVQLGLFMAVLPTLIQAGAGAHARRLPLFPSVAMEILRVLGLVGQVLFSLAAVLLFCLVVRTYLVGPYCRRLHAESKGNKEVLILGISAFTFLMLTVTEMLCVVLWKRTAFFSH, via the exons ATGCAAGCCCGACTTAGCAGGAGTCTTTGGACCACCTTGCCCTGTCCCTCAAGTCGGATCATGAAGGTGCTGGGGAGAAGCCACCTGTGGGTGTGGCTCCCGTTCCTTCACCTGCTGGCCAGCGGCGCGGAGCACGAGGAAGCGGTGAGACACGCCATCGAGTTGCACCGGCGCCAAGGGGCGGCCGTCACCCAGAGGAGACAGTGGGTCCTGGACGGTTGCAGAAAGCTCTCCGGGCTTCTTCGCCAAAAGGCTGTGGTTCTTAACAAACTGAAAAGTGCAGTCAGAGCAGTGGAAAAAGACGCCAGCCTTTCGGATGAAGAGAAGCTGTTTCAGGTGcacatgtttgaaattttccagaaagagctgaatgaaagtgaaaactCAGTCTTCCAGGCCGTCCATGGACTCCAGAGAGCCCTGCAGGGCGACTACAGGGACGTGGCCAACGTGAAGGAGAGCAGCAGGCAGCGCCTGGAGGCCCTGCGGAAGGCAGCCATCAAG GAAGAGACAGAGTATGTGGAGCTTCTGGCAGCAGAAAAACATCAGGCTGAAGTTCTTAAAAGCATGCAGCATCGGAACAAGAGTTTATCCCTCCTGGATGAGATCCTTGAGGACGTGAGGAAGGCGGCAGACCGTCTGGAGAAGGAGACGGAGGAACGCGCTTTCGACGACAATAGGTCG GTCAGAGGGGTCAACTTTGAGGCAGTTCTGCGGGTGGAAGAGGACGAGGCCGGCTCCAAGCAGAACCTCACGAACCGGGAGGTCGAGGAGGACCTGGGCCTGAGCATGCTCATCGACTCCCAGAATAACCAGTACATCCTGACCAAGCCCAGGGACGCCACCATCCCGCGGGCAGACCCCCACCTCATCAAG GACATCGTCACCATAGGGATGTTGTCCTTACCATGCGGCTGGCTCTGTACAACGATAGGACTGCCGACCATGTTTGGTTACATCATCTGTGGCGTGCTTCTGGGGCCCTCCGGACTCAACAGTATTAAG TCAGTTGTGCAGGTGGAGACGTTGGGAGAATTTGGCGTGTTCTTTACTCTCTTCCTCGTTGGCTTAGAATTTTCCCCAGAGAAGCTGAGAAAG GTGTGGAAGATCTCCCTGCAGGGGCCCTGCTACATGACTCTGCTCATGGTGGCCTTTGGCTTGCTCTGGGGCCACCTTCTGCAGATCAGACCCACCCAGAGCGTCTTTatctccacctgcctctccttGTCGAGCACACCCCTGGTGTCCAAGTTCCTTGTGGGCAGCGCTCGCAGCGACAAGGAAG CAGGCGACATCGACTACGGCGCGGTGCTGCTGGGGATGCTGGTGACGCAGGACGTGCAGCTGGGACTGTTCATGGCTGTCCTGCCCACGCTCATCCAGGCGGGAGCCGGCGCACACGCCAG GcgtctccctctctttcccagcGTCGCCATGGAGATCCTGCGGGTCCTGGGCCTGGTCGGGCAGGTCCTCTTCTCGCTTGCTGCggttctcctcttctgtcttgtCGTGAGGACCTACCTCGTGGGACCGTACTGCCGGAGGCTGCACGCGGAGAGCAAGGGGAACAAGGAGGTCCTCATCCTGGGAATCTCCGCTTTCACCTTCCTCATGCTGACG GTCACGGAGATGCTGTGTGTTGTCCTCTGGAAACGCactgctttcttttctcactgA